One stretch of Gemmatimonadota bacterium DNA includes these proteins:
- a CDS encoding NAD-dependent epimerase: protein MLVTGVAGFIGFHLSRRLLEMGHSVVGLDNVNDYYNTQLKEDRLSILKRASGFKFIRMHLEDEEGIADLFRAENFSHVINLAGQAGMPYSLKNPQAFVKSNIAGFLNILEGCRNGGIEHLVYASSSSVYGLNTTTPANIHQNVDHPLSLYAATKKADELMAHAYSHLYGIPTTGLRFFSVYGPWGRPDGVAYLWTRAIMENRPVKVYNHGKMRRSFTYVSDIVEGIVRVLANPAAPDPEWAGQCPDPGSSSSPYRIYNIGNHNVIELEYFLSLLEELLGKKAIREDLPIRPGDFPDNAADVSDLMRDVGYNPTTPIETGLTNFVAWYRDYHNMK, encoded by the coding sequence ATGCTCGTGACCGGTGTCGCGGGATTTATTGGCTTTCATCTCTCCAGACGACTGCTCGAAATGGGTCATTCGGTGGTCGGATTGGACAATGTGAACGACTATTACAACACCCAGCTCAAAGAAGACCGCCTATCCATTCTCAAGCGAGCAAGCGGATTCAAATTTATCCGCATGCACCTCGAGGACGAAGAGGGAATAGCAGACCTTTTTCGCGCAGAGAACTTTTCTCATGTCATCAACCTCGCGGGACAGGCGGGTATGCCTTACAGCCTGAAAAATCCCCAGGCATTTGTCAAAAGCAATATCGCGGGCTTCCTCAACATCCTGGAAGGATGCCGCAATGGCGGCATCGAACACCTTGTCTATGCATCCTCCAGTTCTGTTTATGGCTTGAACACCACCACACCCGCTAACATCCATCAAAATGTCGATCATCCCCTCAGCCTGTACGCGGCGACCAAAAAAGCAGATGAACTGATGGCGCATGCGTATAGCCATCTCTACGGCATTCCCACGACGGGATTGCGGTTCTTCTCTGTCTATGGACCCTGGGGACGTCCGGATGGCGTCGCCTATCTGTGGACCAGAGCCATCATGGAAAATCGACCTGTCAAAGTCTATAATCACGGAAAAATGCGCCGCAGTTTTACGTATGTCAGCGACATTGTCGAAGGCATAGTTCGCGTCTTGGCAAATCCCGCAGCACCAGATCCCGAATGGGCGGGACAATGCCCCGATCCGGGATCGAGTTCCAGCCCATATCGAATCTACAATATCGGCAACCACAACGTCATAGAATTAGAATATTTCCTTTCCCTACTGGAAGAATTGCTGGGTAAAAAAGCGATCCGAGAAGACTTGCCCATACGGCCTGGAGACTTCCCGGATAATGCAGCAGATGTATCGGACCTGATGCGAGATGTGGGCTACAATCCCACAACACCCATAGAAACAGGACTTACAAATTTTGTCGCGTGGTACAGGGACTATCATAATATGAAATAA
- a CDS encoding PqqD family protein, with amino-acid sequence MMSIKLTEGVEFSRIKEQGLLVDTASGVYFELNVTAAEMMEIMLAVNQSGDALAQLQAKFDVDDDILQRDLGNLLNDLQNFNLIQVQA; translated from the coding sequence ATGATGAGCATTAAATTGACCGAAGGGGTTGAGTTTTCTCGTATTAAGGAACAGGGCCTCCTGGTTGACACTGCGAGCGGAGTATATTTTGAACTGAATGTCACAGCCGCAGAGATGATGGAGATTATGTTGGCTGTGAACCAGTCAGGAGATGCCCTCGCCCAGTTACAAGCGAAGTTTGACGTGGATGATGATATACTACAACGAGACTTGGGTAATCTGTTAAACGATCTACAGAATTTTAATCTTATCCAGGTTCAGGCTTGA
- a CDS encoding TolC family protein, producing MMRFRYIAVLAIIFVGVNTNAQEERRELRLTLNECVEVALTSSAQIEQFKYTVAIAETQVDNARNSFFPTTSNMSWSISRGVQGPREGQVLDQTTGTLVQLLGEDRITGGQNFRIGGLTMPIYDGQIISQLSSAKNSLMQTQMQQSGTRQTIIFQTKQRYFLLLQAIKLLEVQQERVRVSEESLRRAETLYEIGSAAILQVTNARSNLAGLRATLIQRENAVSIAQSNLAFTMGLGTDVDIIPSEEEFELLTPKYSFTDALSIALKEHPDILGSKYSMLSDRDNYNATRKSLYHPRITMNMNAYSWSIGKDEDFGGIEDLFLKNYGYGIGLSVTMPLFNFNTSINLKRQKLLYLRSQEQLDQAKRQKALDLRLRYLNLERFRRLIEANEVAVQAAEENFKLEEERYNFGGGTFLERLTAQRDLFDARNNLVQSKYNYLIEMANLENEVGTPVVGNPE from the coding sequence ATGATGCGTTTTAGATATATCGCAGTACTGGCAATTATCTTTGTCGGTGTGAATACAAATGCCCAGGAAGAGCGAAGGGAACTGCGCCTGACACTAAATGAGTGTGTGGAGGTCGCGCTGACGAGCAGTGCCCAGATCGAGCAATTTAAGTACACGGTTGCGATTGCTGAGACCCAGGTAGATAATGCGCGAAATAGTTTCTTCCCGACCACTTCTAATATGTCATGGAGCATCAGCAGAGGTGTTCAGGGACCGCGTGAAGGACAAGTCCTGGATCAGACGACCGGTACGCTGGTGCAGTTATTGGGGGAAGACCGCATTACCGGGGGACAAAATTTCAGAATTGGTGGCCTGACCATGCCGATTTATGACGGTCAGATCATCTCCCAGCTATCGAGCGCGAAAAACAGCCTGATGCAAACGCAAATGCAGCAATCAGGCACTCGTCAAACAATCATTTTTCAAACCAAACAGCGCTACTTTCTATTGTTACAAGCCATTAAATTATTGGAAGTCCAGCAAGAGCGCGTGCGAGTATCCGAAGAAAGTCTGCGCAGGGCAGAGACATTGTACGAAATTGGGTCCGCTGCAATTTTGCAGGTAACGAACGCAAGATCAAATCTGGCGGGTTTGCGCGCAACCCTGATTCAGCGAGAAAATGCCGTGAGCATCGCCCAGTCAAACCTGGCATTTACAATGGGCCTGGGTACAGACGTAGATATTATTCCATCAGAAGAAGAGTTTGAACTTCTGACTCCGAAATATTCTTTTACCGATGCACTGTCTATAGCCCTTAAAGAACACCCCGACATTCTGGGTAGCAAGTACAGTATGCTGTCAGACCGAGATAACTACAATGCAACAAGGAAGAGTTTGTACCATCCCAGAATAACGATGAACATGAATGCCTATAGCTGGAGTATCGGTAAGGATGAGGATTTTGGCGGTATAGAAGACCTATTTCTCAAGAACTATGGCTATGGTATTGGTCTCAGCGTGACCATGCCCCTATTTAACTTCAATACGAGCATCAACCTGAAACGGCAAAAGTTGCTGTATTTGCGCAGTCAGGAACAGTTGGACCAGGCCAAACGACAAAAAGCATTGGACCTTCGACTGCGCTATCTCAACCTGGAGCGCTTTCGGCGTTTGATCGAAGCAAATGAAGTGGCAGTGCAAGCGGCTGAAGAAAATTTTAAGCTGGAAGAAGAGCGGTATAATTTTGGCGGGGGAACTTTTCTGGAGCGATTGACCGCTCAACGCGATTTGTTTGATGCGCGCAATAATCTGGTACAGTCAAAATACAACTATTTGATCGAAATGGCGAATTTGGAAAACGAAGTCGGCACACCTGTTGTCGGAAATCCTGAATAA
- a CDS encoding glycosyltransferase family 4 protein yields the protein MSRKIRVCIITYQYPPAYIGGVATATRRIARNLAAQNVNVHVITPGSMTVGEDVRSSVEDGVVVHRTYPSLSKRSFGNDPDPSELREIGFYIEKLHSEINFDLFHGIFALPPGLVAVLAARSSNRPVIVSLRGGDIVTTRFDCRMVSTLVWILEHTDLVTSVTEEYLGMAKQIADIPMSTVLPNAFDPTEFVSFRLANAKGDHSSDLRLFGAMLADLKSRGKCLIGTASVLRRVKGFHHLIEAFAQVHHKHPHAHLLAVGAVHDKQEAKLWKDRIKELNLESHITFTGGVAHRYVMPFLKEMDIYAFPSLYEGSPNSLLEAMGAGLPIVASDIDGARALIEDRVTGLLVPPENVDNLAECLSLLVENEVLRTQLGEAARQSAQTRFSPSREVAQWMQEYTRAIALFEGC from the coding sequence ATGTCACGAAAAATCAGAGTTTGTATCATCACTTATCAGTACCCACCTGCCTACATAGGTGGCGTCGCCACTGCGACTCGTCGGATCGCACGCAATCTTGCCGCCCAAAATGTCAATGTCCATGTAATCACACCGGGAAGTATGACCGTAGGTGAAGATGTGAGGTCATCGGTTGAAGATGGCGTTGTGGTCCATCGTACCTACCCATCTCTCAGCAAGCGATCTTTCGGTAATGATCCTGATCCGTCTGAACTGCGAGAAATTGGGTTTTATATTGAGAAACTTCATTCAGAAATCAATTTTGACCTGTTTCATGGAATTTTTGCCCTTCCCCCAGGTTTAGTTGCTGTCCTCGCTGCACGATCCTCAAACCGCCCCGTCATCGTCAGCCTTCGAGGAGGAGACATAGTGACAACGCGCTTCGATTGCAGGATGGTTTCCACACTGGTCTGGATATTAGAGCATACCGATCTTGTAACATCTGTGACGGAGGAATATCTCGGCATGGCAAAGCAGATTGCGGATATCCCCATGTCAACAGTTCTACCAAATGCTTTTGATCCTACCGAGTTTGTTTCATTTCGTCTTGCCAATGCAAAAGGTGATCATAGCAGTGACCTACGTTTGTTTGGTGCGATGCTTGCAGATTTGAAATCGCGAGGAAAATGTCTGATTGGAACCGCGAGCGTCTTACGTCGCGTAAAGGGCTTTCACCATCTTATAGAAGCATTTGCTCAGGTACATCACAAGCATCCGCACGCGCATCTGCTCGCAGTCGGGGCGGTCCACGATAAGCAGGAAGCAAAACTATGGAAAGATCGCATCAAAGAACTGAACTTAGAATCCCATATAACATTTACTGGTGGCGTTGCTCACCGCTATGTGATGCCATTTTTAAAAGAAATGGACATCTACGCATTTCCGTCGCTTTATGAAGGATCGCCAAATAGCCTGCTTGAAGCGATGGGAGCGGGGCTTCCGATTGTTGCATCCGACATTGATGGCGCACGCGCATTGATTGAAGATCGGGTTACAGGGCTTCTCGTACCGCCTGAAAACGTCGATAATTTGGCAGAGTGCTTAAGTCTCTTGGTTGAAAATGAGGTTCTCCGTACTCAACTCGGCGAAGCAGCAAGACAGTCAGCACAGACCCGTTTTTCACCCTCCCGAGAGGTAGCCCAGTGGATGCAGGAATATACTCGTGCAATCGCGTTATTTGAAGGCTGTTAA